TGTCCGGAAGCCATTTTCAGTTGTTTTTCAAACAACAAATCCGAAGTTATCTTCCGGTAAGCATCGACTGTGAGGTTGAACCTGCCTTTAAATAAAGAAAGGTCGACACCTGCATTCCATTGTTTGGTAGTTTCCCATTTCAAATTCGGATTTCCCGCCAAAGTAGACAATGCAACGCCCTGATGAAGTTTCTCACCGTCAAATGCATAAGCCGCTTTAGAGCCTGTCACCAACAAGTCTAATGACTGATAGGGAGAAATAGCCTGATTGCCGACTACGCCGTAACTCAATCTCAACTTTAGATTATCTATGACGGAGACATTCTTCAAGAACTTCTCGTTTGAAATATTCCATGCCAGTCCGGCAGAAGGGAAATATCCCCATTTATTGTTCTTTGCAAATACCGACGAGCCGTCTGCACGCATGGTCAACGTAGCCGAGTAACGGTCTGAATAGGTATAACTGATTCTTCCCATATAAGAAAGGAGTGTCTGGTCGGCCCTGTAAGAACCGGGCTGAATGGTTTCATTTCCGAGTCCCAGGTTGTTATATAATTTCTCGTTCGTGAAAAAGCCTTTGGAAGAAGCATAACTGGAAGTCGTTTTAGATAATTGCTGTTCCAAAACCGCAGTGGCAACCAGATGATGTTTGTCTGCAAACGTATGGTCGTATGTCAGCATATTCGTATTTTGGAATTGCATCCACTTATCATTGCTTATGCTGGCCGTCCGTGTCGATTCGTCTCCGTTAATCACTTTCTCGGTGTAATACCAGTCACTTTCCCCGTCTGTCATCTGCCAGGAGACGGACGACTGGAACTTGAGGTCTTTGAATAGCTGAACGACGATTTCAGGATTAATGATATTCATTTTCTGGCGATATACATTCGTCTGTTCATTGGCAAGCGCCACCGGGTTATATTCCGTATTCGAGCCGTAACCACCTCCCGGTTGCGAATAGGTGCCGTCACTCTCATACACGGGTCTTGTCGGTGCGAAGTTCAAAGCGGCATAGATAGGACTTCCGTAAGCGTCCCGCGCATTCTGAACCGTCGGATTATCCTTAGACGAGGAAAAGAATGTGTTCAGGTTCAGCTTGATTCTCTTGTTCAGGTCGATAGAGAGGTTCGAGCGCAGCGACATCTTCTGGAATTTCGAGTTGATGACAATTCCCTTGACTCCCAAATAATCTCCGGCAATATTATAAGAGATAATCCCTGACTTCCCGCTGATACTAAGATGATGATTCTGGGTCGTCCCGGTTCTGAATATCTCATCCTGCCAGTCGGTACTATTATTTTGAAAAACAGATACGTCGTCAAATACGGCAGGCAGTTTTCTCGCTTCCCTGTTCGTATTAATATATTGAGCATATTCCGAAGCGTTCATGATATCCAGTTTTTTGCGCACTTGCTGAAGGGCGCCGAATACATTATAAGTGATAACCGGCTTTTGGCTGCCACCCTTTTTAGTCGTAATCAGAATAACCCCGCCGGCTCCTCGCGAGCCATAAATAGCAGTAGCCGAGGCATCTTTCAGAATCTCAATAGATTCGATATCATTCGGGTGCACGTTCGACATCGAGCCGCCCTGCATTCCGTCGATGATAACCAGCGGGTCACTTGCGGCATTGATTGAATTTACACCACGAATCCGAATGGAAATACTGGAATTGGGAGAGGCATCATTATTGACTACCTGCACTCCGGCTATTTGCCCCTGAAGCGCCTCATCGGTACGTGTAAAGGCTGAGTTCTGTATGTTCTCTGATTTAACGGAACTTACCGAGCCTGTAATATCACTCTTTTTCTGAATACCATACCCCACTACGACTACTTCATCCAGTAAAGCGACATCTTCTTCCAGCAGAATATCCATTTTCGTCCGGTTGTTCACCGGTATTTCCTGCGTTTTATAACCAATAAAACTGGCAACAAGTATATCTCCGGGCTTCACACTGATAGAGAAGTTACCGTCCAGGTCGGTAATTCCGCCTGTCAAAGTCCCTTTTATTGCGACAGATACACCCGGAAGCGGCTGATTATCGGCTTTCGACCGTATCGTACCTTTTAATGTCTGCTGTGCAAAGGCCGAAAACGAAACAATCAGCCCAAGCATAATTAATAACACTATTTTCTTCATATTTTTCATATTATCCGATTATTAGTTTAGTCCGTAATCTCCACGTCAAAGTCCTTGACAGTACCATGTCTCACACTGCCGCACGGTTCGAAAGCAGAAAGATCGACAGCCCATGAATCCACAGTAGCCGCCCGCATACGCACAACATCAAGCGCAGCATCTGCCGGAACGTGTACGGATATGCTATACGGGCCATTATTCGTCCCTTCAAAGTCGCCGAACACTGCAATACGTTCTCCGTCATTTGTGAAATTCCTGTCACCGTTCCAGTCTATCCACACAGCACTGCATGACCAGTTGTTCGATTGTACCAGATGAAGTGTAAAGTCACTGCCTCTTTTCACGATAAGGCGGTCTTCGGGATAGTACTTATAATTATTAGTCGGTATGGCAGTATTCACGTGCGACAGGTTTTGCGCAGCTCCCTCGGTGCGGACTTCATCCGGGCAATATTCACCATAACCTGTAATCGTACAATATTCTTTGCCGAACACCGGCGGATTACCGCTTACAAACACCTCGACGAACGCGCTTCGTCCACCTTCCACCGTAGTGGCCGTTATGATGGAAGAACCTCGCGAGAGTGCTGTCACCACGCCATTATCCACACTAGCTACTTCGGGGTCGCTCGAAGTCCAGGTCAAGTCCTGAATAGAAGCATCCGCCGGTGTGAAAAGGACATCATACCGTATTTTCCCCGGAGCTATGGGAACTTCAGGCGACAACTTTATTCCCGTCACTTTTACAATCACCCTGACCGGAAGCGACTGTTTCACTTTTCCGTCCGCAGTAGAGGCGGTTATGGTAGTGGTACCCACTTTCAGCCCGATAATGCCGGATACCAACCCCGGTTCATTGGATTGTACCTGCGCTATTTCGGGATTGGCAGATTCCCACTTCAGCTTATCCGTCATATCGTCCGGAGACGCAACAGCTACAACAGACTGTATTTCATCAACACCTATCAATATATCCGACGTATTTAACGTGAAACTTTCGAGCGCAATGTCTTGCTCTTCCTCTTTACAGCCGTACTGCAACAAAGGAGTTGCAAGTAACAAAAAATAAAGGATTTTTTTGTAAACTAGTTTTCTCATAAGCATTTTGATTTTTAATTATTATTCAGTTAACTAATAAAATGACAGCCGTTGTGTGATTTCGATTCGCTAAATACGGCAATAGTGGGCTATAAAGGGGGATACAAATTCGTACAATAGATGCTGTAAATTCGTAAACAGGGGATTCCGGGGGATATTCGGGCAAATAAAAACAGGAAATTCAGAAAAAATATTGTAGTTTTGCTATCATCATTCCTTAAAAGAAAATCCAATTATAGATGATTCTTATGAAAAACAACACACTGCTTACAGGATTACTGCTCCTGTTCTTCCTTACACTGACAAACGCCCAAGCGCAACTCCGGCATACCGAGTTTCTAAACATAGGTGTCGAGAACGGTCTTTCGCACAGCAGTGTCACCAGCATTGCCCAGGACAGCGTCGGATTTATCTGGGTGGGAACCAAACACGGATTAAACAGGTATGATGGAACCAACTTCAAAATCTACTCCCAACACGAACCTTATCAAATAGGAAACGATATTTCCATTCTGAACATTGACAGCCGGAACCGTCTTTGGGTAGGAACCAACGGCGACGGTCTTTTCCTCTACAATCCTCTCAACGATACCTTCCAGCCTATACCCTTAGACTCCTCTCCCGGTAGAAGCAATCATTACATGGAAATCCACGCACTGTTCGAAGATAAGGACGGGATTATGTGGATTGCTACCGAAAAGGGAATTTACTCGTATGATGCATCAGGTAAATCCAGGCATTACCAACTGAAAGAGGACAAATCCGATTCATCAAACAAGAATGATATCAGAGCCATGCTCGAAGCACCTGCCGACCGGATTTGGATTGGCACATTCGGCTCGGGGCTTTATCTTTTCGATAAGAAATCGGGTGAGTTCACGCATTTCGACACAAAACCATTCGACGGATTAAAGGACAATACCGATTATATCAATGCATTATTTACGGACGAGAAAGGGAACTTACTTGTCGGAACCAACGGGCAGGGACTGAAATATTTCGATTTCCAACAAAATAGAATTTCAAACTACCTGGCAGGTACTCCGTATGACGACCTGCTCATCGTCAGATGCATCTGGCAGGATAAACTCAACAACCTGTGGATAGGAACCGACGGGCTAGGCATATTGCACATCACAAGAAAGCCCGGACAGCCGCTCGAAATTAAAAACTATCAAAACAACCATAACGTACACAATTCTCTTTCGTCAAACACGATTAATGTATTTTTCGAAGACCGGCAATCTAACCTATGGATAGGCAGCGCGAAAAAAGGAATCAACCTGATAAAAAAGGAAACGACAAATATCGAGCAGTATTATAGTGACGGCAAAGGGGAATATAAGATACCTGTCCTTTCTGTTTTTCACGACAAGCACGGGCTCTGGCTGGGAACTGACGGGGAAGGTCTGACTTTATTGAAATCCCGGCATGAGAAATCCCATTACGAGATTTCCCGTTTTTTCTGTAAAGCGACCAACAACGGATATGTAGGCGATTTCATCCAATGTATCAAACCTGCCAATGACGGAAGTTTCTGGATAGCCATTTACGCCCAGGGACTGCACCGTTTCTATCCTGAGATGCAAAATACCCGCGATGAAACGGGTAAATCCATTCCCCGGCATTTCATTTCCCACAATAACGTCCAGGACATTCTTGTCTTGCCTTCCGGCGACTTATGGATAGCCACTTGGGGCGGCGGACTTGTCTATTTCGACACCAAGGTTCAAATGAGCTGGCCATATAAGCACGAACCGGGAAATCCGGCATCACTCGGCGGGGACAATGTGCTGGCATTAAGTCCCGACAGTGACGGGTGTCTATGGCTGGCAACGTATGGTGACGGACTGTCAATGTATAATCCGGTCACCAAGAAATTCAAGAATTACAAAGCTGAAAATTATCCCGGACTAGCCAGCAACTACATTTTCGCCTTACTGCGTGGAGACGACAACTGTCTATGGCTGGCTACGAAAGAGGGGCCTGTCCGTTTCAATCCCAAGACCTCAGAGTTTGAAACGATTCCGATGAATGAGGCCGACATGCAACGCCGGAACACCGTAAGCCTGCTGAAAGACAAAGACGGAAACATTTGGGCAGGCACCCAGAAAGGAATCATGCGTATTCAAAAGGATAATAACCAGGTAAGCTTTATCCCCGGTCTTTATGATAACTTTTGTCTCAAATCTGCCTTTAAAGATGAAGACGGGAAACTGTACTTCGGTAGCAACGAACGGGTAGTAGCTTTTTATCCTTCCCAAATACAATTTGAAACGCCTGTTCCCGCAATGTGTCTCACCGGCTTCAAACTGTTCAGCAAGCCTGTAGCCATAAATGCCCAAAGTGTGCTGAAACAACAGATATGTTTTGAGAAGAAAATAGTTCTCAAACACAACCAGAGCGTATTTTCCATAGAATATGCCGCTTTGGACTATTCTTTCTCCAAGAATATAAACTATGAGTTCAAGTTGGCCGGCAGGGATGAGGACTGGCAAAGCGTGGGTACTCAGAATACAGTTACTTTCACTAATCTTCCGTCCGGCAAATATACCTTTATGGTACGTCCCGCCGGTGAGCCTTCTTATCAGCAGGCAACACCCGCACAAATTGAAATTCAGGTGCTTCCCCCCTTCTGGCTTACCTGGTGGGCTTATCTTATCTATTTTATTCTTATCATAATCACCCTGTATCTATTCCGTAGATATACCTTAAAATGGTCGGAAATCAAAAATGAATTGAAACTTGAGAAATTCAAGCGTGAACAGGAAGAACATATCTACGAACTGAAACAGCATTTTTTCACGAATATCTCACATGATATCCGAACGCCGCTCACTTTGATTGCAGGCTCTATCAACAAACTTTTCAACAGAGAAAACATGGATGCAGCCGAACAGAAATACCTGAAACTGATAAAAACCAATACCAACCGCCTACTGAACCTCACCGGAGAATTACTGAATTTCAGAAAACTGGAAACGGGAAACGTCACCCTTCGGGTATCCGAGGAAAATCTGGTTGAGTTTGTGCAAGAAATCTACATCAGTTATACCCAGTTTGCCATCAACAAGCATATTGAGTATAAATTCGAATATTCACAACCGGAAATCAGCGTTTGGATAGATAAAGTGCAATTCGAGAGAGCCGTTTGCAACCTCATCTCCAACGCGTTCAAATACACTCCCGAAAAAGGAGAAATTTCAGTGAAAGTCAATTATGCCAATGACGGGGAAGCGACCGTTTCAGTCGCCGACACAGGAGAAGGAATCGAAGCCGGGGAAATCAGCCATATCTTCAATCGCTTCTATCAGGTGGACAGGCAGGCTGAAGGCAACGGTTTCGGTGTAGGGTTAGCCATTACACGTGAAATCGTACTGTTGCATGGCGGAAATATCCAGGTGAAAAGCGCCAGAGGGAAAGGTTCTGAATTTACCATTCATCTCCAACCGGGAAAAGAACATTTAAAGAACGCTGAGTTTATATCATCTCCTTCAAAAGCCAGTATTCTGTCGGAGTATTTCACGGATGACGAGGTAAAAGTAGCTCCCGACCGCCTACCGGAACAGGATTTAAAAGAGTTCTCCGTATTACTGATTGAAGACAATCCCGACATCAGAACTTATCTGACCGACCTGCTATCGCCACAATATTCGATATACGAGGCTTCAAACGGGCAGGAAGGCTTCGAAAGGGCTTTGGAGCTCGTTCCCGATATTATTATAAGTGACATTATGATGCCTGTCATGGACGGCATCGCTTTCTGCCGAAAACTAAAAAGTGACATGAGAATCAGTCATATTCCTGTTATTCTATTAACTGCCAGAACCTTAGTCAATTCTATTATCGAGGGATTTGAAACCGGAGCCGATGAATATCTGACTAAACCATTCAACGAACATATCCTGTTGACCAGAGTCAACAACTTATTGCAAAACAGGAAAAGAATCAGGGAACAAATTAAGAAGGAAGCTATTATCAATCCGCAGGAGATAAGCCTGACGTCACAGGACAGTATCTTTCTTTCCAAATTAGTCAGCTATATCGAAGAACATATTGAAGAGCCTGAACTAAATATCGCTCAAATGGCAAGTACGATGGCAATGAGCCATTCCAACCTGTATAAAAAGATAAAAGCGCTCACAGGCATGACAGTTATTGGATTCGTAAAGGATTTCCGATTGAAAAGAGCCGCACAACTGCTTGTCCAAAACCAACTGAATATTACCGAAATCGCTTATATGGTAGGTTATTCGGAACGACGCTATTTCAGCGATGATTTCAAAAAGAGGTTTGGGCAGAGTCCTAAAGAGTATATGGAGAAACATAAAAAGCCGGAAATTTAAACTTCTGCGCATGGCTATGCTTTCAGAATTAGAGCAATGTAAATATTAAGAAACGCATAGCCATCTAATATTCAATCCATTATCCCGAAATTAATTATTTTATTCACGCACACTTTCAAAATCGTTTGGTCAGTAATTTCAGTTGCCATATCTTTGCGTCGTGATCACAAAACAACTAGAACTATTAACGATTAAAACTATTAAAAAATTATGGCACTGAGATATGTAGTCAAAAAAGCAACCTTTGGCTTTGACAAGGACAAAAATGAGAAATATGTAGCACGACCATTCAACGTGGTTAACGTTGATTTTAAAATGTTATGCGACCAAGTAACCAGAGTCGGATTCGTTCCACGCGGTACAGTAAAATCTGTCCTTGACGGATTGATTGATTCACTGAAAACGTATATGGAAATCGGAGCGTCCGTCAGTCTCGGAGATTTTGGAACTTTCCGCCCCTCTTTCGGCTGTAAAAGCCAGAACGATGCAGCGGGAGTAACTACGGAGACCTTAAAGAATCGTAAGATTATCTTTACACCGGGAAGTCTATTGAAAGACATGATAAAAACAGTCAGTATTCAGAAACTGGAAACTTCGGATACTAAAGTTTCTACGCCTCCCAGTGGTGGTGGCAATGAAGGCGACGGTGAAACACCGGATCCGGCAGCATAATTACTGTGTAATATATTAATGAACTAAAAAGATAAAGTTGCAAGAAAGCGGATACACCATCCTGTTCTTGCAACTTTTTTTAGTTTCTCTTTTATTCTGCTTTTTATTCCGCCATCGCCAACGTCAGCACACTAATCCGTATTCCTTCTATATCAGTCAGACAAGACGCACATTCCACGGTGGTGGCCCCGGTAGTCAACACATCATCTACAATCAGAACGTGCTTTCCGGTCAGAGATTCCGCATGATGCAACTCAAAGATTCCTTCCACATTCTCCCAACGCTCCAAAGAGGACTTACGTGTCTGTGTCTCCGTATTCTTTCGGCGCACTACAGATTCCGTGTCTATAGAAATTCCTGTCACAGCGGAAATCCCCCGGGCTATCCATTCGCTTTGATTATAACCACGAATCTGCTGTTTCTTTTTGTGCAACGGCACGGGAAGTATTACATCCACCCCTTCAAAGAAACCGGATTCCAGCAATTCGGCTGCCATATAACGCCCCATGATTGCCCCGATGCCTTTTTGTCCGCCGTATTTGAGTTGGTGTAGAATTTGCCGGAAGTCACTTCCTTTCCGGTAAAAGAAGAAAGAGGTGGCTCGTTCCAATGGAATCTTTCCCCAAAACTGTTTTTCTACGGGATTGTCTTTTCGAAGATGGTAATCTGTGCGTGGGAGATTGATATTGCACATTGTGCAAAGACATTCTTCACCTTTCGCCAACGGCCTGCCACAAACTATGCAGCAATGGGGAAAGAACAAGGATAAGAATGAACCAAGCCAGTCTTTTATAAAGAGTGTGTGTTTCATAATAACAGTAAGGAATTAATAAGGAGATATTTTTTCTACATATCTAATGGTGGAACTTCCGCCAAAAGTTTCTGAAATAAAGGATGCAGGTGTCCGTTCGTAGCTATAATATGGTGCCCTTCAATAAAATGCTCTTCACCATAGAAATTGGTTACGCGTCCGCCCGCTTCCTGCACAATCAAAGCTGCCGCAGAATAATCCCATTTACCTAGAAAGGCTTCCGCCCAGGCATCAAAACGTCCGATAGCTACATAACAGATTGCGGCAGCGGCTGAACCATTCATACGGATACCGCCCACCACTCCATACAACTTATCTATCAGATGGAGAGCTGTCTGTTTATATTGCAGATGATTATAAGGCAATTCCGTGATAACGAACGCATCTTTCGCGTCCTGAATAGCAGAGACATGAATTTGTTCACCATTCATAAAGGCTTTCCCACCTTTCCAGGCATAAAAACATTCATCCCGGCAGACTTCATAAACGACACCCAAAAGAAGTTCGGTGCGGTTACGCAAAGCAATACATACACAGTAGGGAGCCTCATCGTGAATATAGTTCGTGGTTCCATCCAACGGGTCAATCACCCAGCA
The DNA window shown above is from Bacteroides faecium and carries:
- a CDS encoding SusC/RagA family TonB-linked outer membrane protein, which encodes MKNMKKIVLLIMLGLIVSFSAFAQQTLKGTIRSKADNQPLPGVSVAIKGTLTGGITDLDGNFSISVKPGDILVASFIGYKTQEIPVNNRTKMDILLEEDVALLDEVVVVGYGIQKKSDITGSVSSVKSENIQNSAFTRTDEALQGQIAGVQVVNNDASPNSSISIRIRGVNSINAASDPLVIIDGMQGGSMSNVHPNDIESIEILKDASATAIYGSRGAGGVILITTKKGGSQKPVITYNVFGALQQVRKKLDIMNASEYAQYINTNREARKLPAVFDDVSVFQNNSTDWQDEIFRTGTTQNHHLSISGKSGIISYNIAGDYLGVKGIVINSKFQKMSLRSNLSIDLNKRIKLNLNTFFSSSKDNPTVQNARDAYGSPIYAALNFAPTRPVYESDGTYSQPGGGYGSNTEYNPVALANEQTNVYRQKMNIINPEIVVQLFKDLKFQSSVSWQMTDGESDWYYTEKVINGDESTRTASISNDKWMQFQNTNMLTYDHTFADKHHLVATAVLEQQLSKTTSSYASSKGFFTNEKLYNNLGLGNETIQPGSYRADQTLLSYMGRISYTYSDRYSATLTMRADGSSVFAKNNKWGYFPSAGLAWNISNEKFLKNVSVIDNLKLRLSYGVVGNQAISPYQSLDLLVTGSKAAYAFDGEKLHQGVALSTLAGNPNLKWETTKQWNAGVDLSLFKGRFNLTVDAYRKITSDLLFEKQLKMASGQATQLVNAGKIRNQGIELVVGGTPVRTKNFEWTTNLTYAANRSEVLALSEGVDEMILGGAGMPGFSDAVRLEVGQPIGLVKGFRYDGVWKSSEKILAGAYGVTPGSPKYFDKDNNGVIDSEDMVTIAKTLPDFTYSWSNSFRYKDLFLNVLIVGVQGNDIVNLGKFMLEGGTDGVGRNLLNRWTPENENTNVSGHDVLGNQRNSSQWVENGSYLRVKNITFGYNLPSKFLKKFKINAVKVYVTGTNLLTFTNYSGFDPEANNASSIASGNNSGPFTGFDMASYPSQKQYAIGLDITF
- a CDS encoding Ig-like domain-containing protein, which codes for MRKLVYKKILYFLLLATPLLQYGCKEEEQDIALESFTLNTSDILIGVDEIQSVVAVASPDDMTDKLKWESANPEIAQVQSNEPGLVSGIIGLKVGTTTITASTADGKVKQSLPVRVIVKVTGIKLSPEVPIAPGKIRYDVLFTPADASIQDLTWTSSDPEVASVDNGVVTALSRGSSIITATTVEGGRSAFVEVFVSGNPPVFGKEYCTITGYGEYCPDEVRTEGAAQNLSHVNTAIPTNNYKYYPEDRLIVKRGSDFTLHLVQSNNWSCSAVWIDWNGDRNFTNDGERIAVFGDFEGTNNGPYSISVHVPADAALDVVRMRAATVDSWAVDLSAFEPCGSVRHGTVKDFDVEITD
- a CDS encoding hybrid sensor histidine kinase/response regulator transcription factor, whose product is MKNNTLLTGLLLLFFLTLTNAQAQLRHTEFLNIGVENGLSHSSVTSIAQDSVGFIWVGTKHGLNRYDGTNFKIYSQHEPYQIGNDISILNIDSRNRLWVGTNGDGLFLYNPLNDTFQPIPLDSSPGRSNHYMEIHALFEDKDGIMWIATEKGIYSYDASGKSRHYQLKEDKSDSSNKNDIRAMLEAPADRIWIGTFGSGLYLFDKKSGEFTHFDTKPFDGLKDNTDYINALFTDEKGNLLVGTNGQGLKYFDFQQNRISNYLAGTPYDDLLIVRCIWQDKLNNLWIGTDGLGILHITRKPGQPLEIKNYQNNHNVHNSLSSNTINVFFEDRQSNLWIGSAKKGINLIKKETTNIEQYYSDGKGEYKIPVLSVFHDKHGLWLGTDGEGLTLLKSRHEKSHYEISRFFCKATNNGYVGDFIQCIKPANDGSFWIAIYAQGLHRFYPEMQNTRDETGKSIPRHFISHNNVQDILVLPSGDLWIATWGGGLVYFDTKVQMSWPYKHEPGNPASLGGDNVLALSPDSDGCLWLATYGDGLSMYNPVTKKFKNYKAENYPGLASNYIFALLRGDDNCLWLATKEGPVRFNPKTSEFETIPMNEADMQRRNTVSLLKDKDGNIWAGTQKGIMRIQKDNNQVSFIPGLYDNFCLKSAFKDEDGKLYFGSNERVVAFYPSQIQFETPVPAMCLTGFKLFSKPVAINAQSVLKQQICFEKKIVLKHNQSVFSIEYAALDYSFSKNINYEFKLAGRDEDWQSVGTQNTVTFTNLPSGKYTFMVRPAGEPSYQQATPAQIEIQVLPPFWLTWWAYLIYFILIIITLYLFRRYTLKWSEIKNELKLEKFKREQEEHIYELKQHFFTNISHDIRTPLTLIAGSINKLFNRENMDAAEQKYLKLIKTNTNRLLNLTGELLNFRKLETGNVTLRVSEENLVEFVQEIYISYTQFAINKHIEYKFEYSQPEISVWIDKVQFERAVCNLISNAFKYTPEKGEISVKVNYANDGEATVSVADTGEGIEAGEISHIFNRFYQVDRQAEGNGFGVGLAITREIVLLHGGNIQVKSARGKGSEFTIHLQPGKEHLKNAEFISSPSKASILSEYFTDDEVKVAPDRLPEQDLKEFSVLLIEDNPDIRTYLTDLLSPQYSIYEASNGQEGFERALELVPDIIISDIMMPVMDGIAFCRKLKSDMRISHIPVILLTARTLVNSIIEGFETGADEYLTKPFNEHILLTRVNNLLQNRKRIREQIKKEAIINPQEISLTSQDSIFLSKLVSYIEEHIEEPELNIAQMASTMAMSHSNLYKKIKALTGMTVIGFVKDFRLKRAAQLLVQNQLNITEIAYMVGYSERRYFSDDFKKRFGQSPKEYMEKHKKPEI
- a CDS encoding HU family DNA-binding protein, translating into MALRYVVKKATFGFDKDKNEKYVARPFNVVNVDFKMLCDQVTRVGFVPRGTVKSVLDGLIDSLKTYMEIGASVSLGDFGTFRPSFGCKSQNDAAGVTTETLKNRKIIFTPGSLLKDMIKTVSIQKLETSDTKVSTPPSGGGNEGDGETPDPAA
- a CDS encoding ComF family protein, with product MKHTLFIKDWLGSFLSLFFPHCCIVCGRPLAKGEECLCTMCNINLPRTDYHLRKDNPVEKQFWGKIPLERATSFFFYRKGSDFRQILHQLKYGGQKGIGAIMGRYMAAELLESGFFEGVDVILPVPLHKKKQQIRGYNQSEWIARGISAVTGISIDTESVVRRKNTETQTRKSSLERWENVEGIFELHHAESLTGKHVLIVDDVLTTGATTVECASCLTDIEGIRISVLTLAMAE
- a CDS encoding inositol monophosphatase family protein → MLDLKQLTAEVCRIATDAGHFLREERKNFRRERVEEKHAHDYVSYVDKESEVRVVKALSALLPEAGFITEEGSATYRDEPYCWVIDPLDGTTNYIHDEAPYCVCIALRNRTELLLGVVYEVCRDECFYAWKGGKAFMNGEQIHVSAIQDAKDAFVITELPYNHLQYKQTALHLIDKLYGVVGGIRMNGSAAAAICYVAIGRFDAWAEAFLGKWDYSAAALIVQEAGGRVTNFYGEEHFIEGHHIIATNGHLHPLFQKLLAEVPPLDM